In the genome of Bacillota bacterium, the window CATTAGCACCAGAAGGCCTGCTCTTGTGGTGGTTTTCTAACCACAACAGCTCAAGTTTAGGATGACCATGCCATAAAGGGGAGCAGTAATTATTCTCGTTATGTCAACCCCTTGACAACTTAACTCAGGTGGTTTAACGTAAAAATTACAAGGGTTTAATGTGAGCTTAATTTGTATTTAACAGGTTCATGCCATAGTAAAAGTAGAATACGAAAATATAAACCCGGTTCTTATGAGCCGGGGAGTTTTGTTTTAAGGGGAACGTATCTAGACATCTATATCTCTCGGATGTCCAATTTGCTGAGTTGATATCTCATTTGCGGGTCTAAATGATAAATGAGGTGTAAGTGTATGCTGGATAAGGCCAACGGCATTCCTTACTACCGGCAAATTGCACAGGATTTAGCAAGACAAATCCGGCAGGGGGCCTTCAGTGCTCAGGAGCGGTTGCCCTCTGAATCGGACTTAAGTACGTATTACGGGGTCAATCGCCATACCGTGCGTCAGGCCATTGCCGAGTTGATAAATGCGGGCCTGGTTTACCGCCTTAAGGGGAAGGGAACCTATCCCGTACGGGGAGCGGAAAGGCAAATACAGTATAAGGTATCAAGCCGCACCTGTTTTACCCGAAACATTATGGAACTGGGGCATTCCCCTGCTGCAAGGATTTTGAAAGCGGTGGAGATGCCCCCCTCTCCCGAAGTGATCACAGAACTGAACCTGGATCTGAACCAGCGGGTCGTGGTTCTGGAAATTTTACGCTCCGTAGACAATGAGCCCTTTTCCGTAGCCACCTCTTATCTCCCAAGCCATCTGGTGCCGGGCCTGTTGAATTTTCTGGAAGGATTCACCTCTCTTTACCACCTCCTGGAAAAACACTATCAGCTGCGCCCCATCCGCGCTCGCTCAGCTTTGCGCGCCGTCCTGCCTACCGCTGATGATGCAGCAATATTGGAAATTTCACCCAATGTACCGGTGCTGCAGGTGAAAAGTACCATGCTTACGGAAGGGGGGGTGGTAATAGAATACTGCGTCTCGCGATTCAGGGGAGACAGGAGTTGTTTGCAGGTAGATTTTTCCCGTGATCAAGAGGTTCGTAAGTAGGATGAGACCACAAACCCTGTGCAAGGAGGACAAAAAATGATGACCAGGCTGTGGAGCAAACTTATAGTATTGCTGGCCCTGGGCAGCCTTCTCCTGGCAACTGCCGCCTGCGGCAGAAGCGGGGAAAAGAATCAGGGTTCCGCCGCCTCGCAGGTGACTGAACTTAGGATTGGGCTTATTCCGTCAGAAAATGCGGAAGAGATTATGAAGCGATATCAGGGGTTAGTCGACTACCTGAGCAAAGAGCTGAACATTAAGGTAACCCCCTATGTGAGTACCGACTATACGGGGGTAATAGAGGCTATGCGTGCAAAACATTTAGATGTAGCATTCTATGGCCCATTTTCCTATATCCTGGCTGCGAAGGAAGCTGGCGCCGAAGCTTTTGCCATTGGTATTGGCGAGGATGGAAAGGATACCTATCATTCTTTATTTATCACGCGAAAGGACAGCGGTATCAATTCCATCGCTGACCTAAGGGGCAAAACCTTCACCTTTGGTGACCCGGCCTCCACTTCCGGTCACCTGATTCCCCGTTACATGCTGACCAAAGCGGGGCTGGATCCCGATAAGGATATGAAGGTGCAGTTTTCCGGCGGTCATGATGCCACTGCCCTGGCGGTAAAGAACAAAAAGGTCGATGCAGGAGCCATGGCCAGTGAAATATGCGAGAAGCTGGTAAAGAACAACATTATCAGCCCCGATGAGGTTATCGTCTTTGCTAAGTCCGATCCGTTACCTCACAGCCCCTGGGCTTACCGGAATGACCTGCTCCAGGATCTCAAGGACAAAGTGAAAAAGGCTTTACTGGAAGTTGATCAGAAGGCTCCGGATGCCCTTAAGGGAACTAACTTTACCAAGTTCAAAGAGGTGGATGACAGCCGCTACGATATAATCCGGGACGTGGCCAAAACCCTTAACCTGGACCTGAGAAAGTTGAAATGACCAATGATGAACATGGGTGGCGGTCGTCACCAGGTGACGGCCGCCAGCCCAGGATTTTGGAGTAATATTTTGCAGTCAGGTAAGGTACAAGATAACAATTTATCAGGATGGAGGCGATAATAGTGATTCGCATAACTGACTTATCCAAGGAGTATCGGGGCGGCGTGAAGGCCGTGGTGGATGTCAACCTGGAGGTGCAGAGAGGGGAATTTGTGGCCCTGCTGGGTTTAAGCGGAGCCGGCAAATCCACTCTTTTACGTTGTATTAACGGGCTGGTGCAGCCCACCACCGGGGAGGTGACGGTGGCAGGCCTTCGTGTCAACGGCCGGTCCAGAGAGCTTCGCGAACTGCGCCGCCGGGTGGCCATGATCTTTCAGCAGTTTAACCTGGTGAAACGGCTGACCGTACTGGACAATGTATTATGTGGGCGTTTGAGCTATTGCGGTATATTTTTCAGTTGTTGCCGTATTTTTTCAGCCACCGACCGGGAACTGGCCTGGCATGCACTGGCGAGGGTGGAACTGCAGGACAAGGCCTTCCAGCGGGCAGACCAGCTAAGTGGTGGGCAGCAACAAAGGGTAGGTATTGCCCGGGCACTGGTACAGCAGCCAGAAGTACTGCTGGCCGACGAGCCCGTGGCCAGTTTAGATCCTAAGTCCTCTCGGCGGGTAATGGATATTCTTGCCAGCATCAACCGGGAAGATGGCCTGACTCTCCTGGTCAGCCTGCACGATGTGGACCTGGCCCTGGAATATGCTTCCAGGGTAGTAGGCCTGCGGGACGGTCGGGTGGTGCTGGATAAGCCCGCCCATAACGTAAGCAAGGCCGACCTGGAATGGCTTTACCAGCAGCCCGGTGATTCAGCAGAGTTTGATACGATAGCGGAGGTTGCCTATGCCTAGGCTTATTGAAGGTGCATCTATAAAATCAGCAGTACCGCGGCGGGAGAGATTTTTTACCTGGCAGAGGGTGCTGGTGGTGGCGCTAGTGGTGGTCGTCTACTGGCGCAGCGCAGTGGATTGTGAATTGAGCCCCGTGACCCTCATTCAGGGAACGCCCCATCTTGTGGATATTGTGAGCCGGATGTTACCCCCGAATTTTTCGATTATGGGATCACTCATACGGCCCACATTGGA includes:
- the phnD gene encoding phosphonate ABC transporter substrate-binding protein; translation: MLALGSLLLATAACGRSGEKNQGSAASQVTELRIGLIPSENAEEIMKRYQGLVDYLSKELNIKVTPYVSTDYTGVIEAMRAKHLDVAFYGPFSYILAAKEAGAEAFAIGIGEDGKDTYHSLFITRKDSGINSIADLRGKTFTFGDPASTSGHLIPRYMLTKAGLDPDKDMKVQFSGGHDATALAVKNKKVDAGAMASEICEKLVKNNIISPDEVIVFAKSDPLPHSPWAYRNDLLQDLKDKVKKALLEVDQKAPDALKGTNFTKFKEVDDSRYDIIRDVAKTLNLDLRKLK
- the phnC gene encoding phosphonate ABC transporter ATP-binding protein, whose amino-acid sequence is MIRITDLSKEYRGGVKAVVDVNLEVQRGEFVALLGLSGAGKSTLLRCINGLVQPTTGEVTVAGLRVNGRSRELRELRRRVAMIFQQFNLVKRLTVLDNVLCGRLSYCGIFFSCCRIFSATDRELAWHALARVELQDKAFQRADQLSGGQQQRVGIARALVQQPEVLLADEPVASLDPKSSRRVMDILASINREDGLTLLVSLHDVDLALEYASRVVGLRDGRVVLDKPAHNVSKADLEWLYQQPGDSAEFDTIAEVAYA
- the phnF gene encoding phosphonate metabolism transcriptional regulator PhnF, with amino-acid sequence MLDKANGIPYYRQIAQDLARQIRQGAFSAQERLPSESDLSTYYGVNRHTVRQAIAELINAGLVYRLKGKGTYPVRGAERQIQYKVSSRTCFTRNIMELGHSPAARILKAVEMPPSPEVITELNLDLNQRVVVLEILRSVDNEPFSVATSYLPSHLVPGLLNFLEGFTSLYHLLEKHYQLRPIRARSALRAVLPTADDAAILEISPNVPVLQVKSTMLTEGGVVIEYCVSRFRGDRSCLQVDFSRDQEVRK